The Dokdonia sp. 4H-3-7-5 genomic interval AGATGCAGGAACGGCTTGCTTAACCAATAGTTTTGAAATGGGCTCTGTGCCTAATGCTGTAGAATTTTTATTTGCCAAGTTAATATTGCGTTTTAATACTAGTTGCTATGATACAATTAAGATATTATTTAGTCGGTAGTTACCTGTTAATCAAATATATAATGCTTAAATTACATGATATCCCTATTTAAACTGATGTTTTTCAATACATTGAAACCTCCCAAACAAGTGCAATTATGGATGATTTCTCACATACTAAGGATCTTTACTTTGCTACAATAGAGTTTTACAAAACCTACGTGGTCTGCAAAATGAATGAAGGAATCGTTCTAGATATCCCGAAAGCACTCGCTCTTCATGAACAATCTCGCTCTTTCTACAACGGTTTAAAATATGGATTCATATTTGACAGAACGATTGATTATACTATTGACCCTATTGTCTATATACAATGCCCTTATTATGCAGATATTAATGCAATGTTTATAGTTGCAGAAAAAAATGCTACAAAACAAATTGTACAGTTTGAGCAAAACTTCTCAAAGTACAAACTCACTGTTTTTAATACCCTCGAGGAGGCACAAAAAGAAATAAAGAAAGTGAAATTTGGTGAAAAATCACCACTCACAGAAGAACCGTTAGGTTAATTATATCAAGCAAAATTCACTTTCTATTACTTTAAATGATGTATTTGTAGCTTTTATTAAGCAATAGCTTTCCCACTTTCTACAAGTGCCCACTCATTTGCCCATTTGGCAATAAGCGCAGCCCAGTCATCACGATCGTTTATACAAGGAATGGTGTGAAAATCCTTTCCTCCAGCTTCGTGAAAAATTTCTTCACCCTCCATTGCAATTTCTTCTAGCGTCTCTAAGCAGTCAGACACAAAAGCTGGTGTAGCAATGGCCATTTTCTTAAATCCTTCTTTTCCCATACGCTCTACAGTGCGGTCTGTATATGGCTGTAACCATGGATCAAATCCTAAACGAGACTGGAAACTAGTAGAAAACTTTAAAGGCTCCCATCCTAGATATTCTCCTACCATTCGGGTAGTTTCATAGCACTGGTGTCTATAACAAAATTCATGCGCTGCAGACTCAGACATACAACATGAACCATCAATTTTACAGTGCACCTTAGTTACATCACTTTTACGTATGTGACGCTCAGGAACTCCGTGATATGAAAATAATACATGCTCATAATCTACACCTTCAAGACTCTCTGCAATAGAATCTCCTAATACTTTGATGTAATCTGCATCCTTGTAAAATGGTTTTACGTCAGTAATTTTCATCTTCGGAAAAAACTCAGATCTTAGCTCCTCTGCAAGTACGGTAATTGTTTCTGTGGTTGCCATGGCATAATGAGGGTAAAGCGGTAATAACATTACCTCATCTACTCCTTGATCATGCAATTTCTGAAGCCCTTCTTTGATAGATAAAGAACCATAGCGCATCGCAATCTCAACAGGAAGTTTAGTATGTTGTTGTACTTTTTTCTGAAGGCGCTGTGTAAGAACAATTAATGGTGATCCTTCGTCCCACCATATTTTACTATAAGCCTCTGCACTCTTCTTAGGACGTGTATTTAATATGATTCCTTTTACTAGCAATGCGCGTGCTGCATAAGGAACATCAATTACGCGTTCGTCCATTAAGAACTCGCCTAAATATTTTTTTACGTCTTTTGGATCTGTACTATCTGGTGATCCCAGATTTACCATTAAAACTCCTTTGTTCATTTATTCTCAGTTTTTCCTTAACAAAAATACAGTATATCAATCGTATCATCCTCATGTTATCTATAAGACTTTATGATACTGGTATTGTCTTTTTTATGCTTTCGCGAAAGCGTGATAACTTTTACCCTAAGCTCATTAAATATTTTTTTGGCGTAGTACCAAATTTCTTCTTGAATGCCGTAATAAAATGACTTGCTGTGCTATAGCCTACCTTTAGCCCTACTTCGTTCACATTGTGAGAGCCTGTCTCTAGCAACTGGCGTGCAACTTCCATCTTATAGTCAAACAGAAAACTAAACACAGAATCTCCATAAATTTGCTTAAAGCCTTCTTTGAGCTTATTAAGTGATAAGCCTATTTCATCTGATAGTTCGCTTAGAGTGGGTGGCGCGTCCATTCTCGCAATGATAATTTGCTTAGCACGTTTTATTTTTTGCACATTATCTTCATCTACAAGGAAAGGACATTGCTCAATATCTGCATCTGCTGGACGATTAAAATATAGACTAAGCAGCTCATAAGCCTTTCCCTTAAAATATAGTTTCTGGATAGAAGGATGCAGGCTGTAATTCATTAACTGATTAAGTACAATTGCCATACTGGGAGAAATACTACCATCCTTATAGTATTTACGATCTTTATTTTCATCACTCAAGAAGTGTATAAAACTCGCCTCGTTTGAAAATAAATTGTGAAACTTTTTAATAGATATCAAGAGTGTAACGACCCAAGTTTCTGGGGCTAGCTCTAAATTCATAGGTAAATCCCGCTGCGGATTGTAGAGTAATAATGAGTTTTCTTCTTGTATAGGTAGCTGATAAGCGCCATCATTAAAATTAAAAATAGCTGCCCCTTTCAAGCAAAAGTGAAACTGGATGTAACTACTATTTACCGTACGCTCAACTTGCTGTTTTTGAGCAGATTCATTATCAAATCTTAATATAAAAAAGCCATCTTCTATGAGGGTTTCATTAGTTAGGCTTTCAGCGTTGTTTTTTTGTGATACATCCATAGCAAAAGTAATTATTTTATTTAGAATCGCTCTAAATAAACAAAATAGCAAGGGCATCTACTTTACCGTAAACACTGTGCTTCATGTAAAATTACGTCTTCTATCGTTCATTTTACACCTTGTACGATATAAATGATACCGCTAGCGTTATTTTTTTAAGAAAGTGACTATTACTTTTGCGTCCCTGATAGCATCAGATGAAATGAATATTTGCTTTTGAAAAGACAACGATTTTACGCCATAGGTATTAGTTACAAAAAAGCCGACGCAACCACGCGCGGTCATTTTGCAATATCTGAAACTGCTCAAGAGGCAATTCTAAAAGGTGCCAAAAATGAAGGAGTAACTGCTCTTACTGTTATTTCTACCTGCAACAGAACAGAGTTATACGGCTTTGCGCCAGACGCAATGACGCTCGTTAAAATTCTCTGCGAGCACACCCACGGAACCATAGAAGAGTTTCTAGACGTAGCATATTTACACAAAGGCGATGACGCGATTGCTCATCTCTTTAAAGTAGGGACTGGCCTTGATAGTCAGATTCTAGGTGACTTTGAAATCATTGGCCAACTCAAAATTGGTTTTAAGCGTGCTAAAAAATTACAGCTTATCAATCCATTTATGGAACGATTAGTAAATGCTGTTATCCAAGCAAGTAAACGTATTAAGAACGAGACAGAAATCTCAAGTGGTGCTACCTCAGTGAGCTTTGCCGCAGTACAATACATCATGGCCCGCGTGCCTTATGTCTCAGACAAGAATATCCTTCTTTTTGGAACTGGAAAAATAGGCCGTAATACTTGCGAGAATTTAGTAAAGCATACTAAAAATGAGCATATCACGCTTATTAATAGAACTAAAGAAAAGGCAGAAAAAATTGCAGGTAAATTTAATTTACTCGTAAAGGAATATGCAGATATACAAAGTGAGATTGCACAAACGGACATCCTTGTAGTTGCTACAGGTGCTCAGAAACCTACCATAAGTAAAGAATTACTACACAGTAAAAAGCCTTTACTTATTCTTGATCTCTCTATTCCTAAAAATGTGTCTAATGATGTAGAAGAGCTTGAGAATGTCACGCTCCTCCACTTAGACGAATTATCAAAAATGACAGACGCGACCTTAAAACGTCGCCAGGGTTATATTCCTCAAGCAGAAGCAATCATTGCAGAAATTACAGACGAGTTTAATGTGTGGTTACAAACTAGAAAGTTTGCTCCTACCATGAAAGCTCTCAAAGTGAGACTTCAAGAAGTACAAGCTGCAGAGATTGAAAATGTACGTAAGAAAACGCCAGATTTTAGTGAGGCGAGTGCAACGGCTATGAGTGACAAGATTATTCAAAAAATTACAAATCAGTTTGCTCACCATTTACGCAACGCAAACGGATCTACAGATCAAAGCATAGCACTTATACAATCTATATTTCAACTCGAAAACGACAATGAGTAAAACCATACGAATTGGTACTCGAGATAGCGAGCTAGCACTCTGGCAAGCTAAAACCGTGCAATCACAACTAGAAGCAAACGGATACAAAACTGAACTTGTACCGGTAAAATCTACTGGAGATCTTATCTTAGATAAGCCACTCTACGAGTTAGGAATTACAGGTATTTTTACAAAAACGCTAGATGTTGCAATGCTTAACGGCATCGTCGATATTGCTGTACACAGCATGAAAGATGTTCCAACCGCCTTACCTATAGGGATTGTGCAAGCTGCAGTATTACCTAGAGCAGAGACTGAAGATATTTTAGTACACAAAGGCGCGCCAGATTATAAGCAAGCCTGCACCATCGCGACAGGTAGTTTAAGAAGGCAAGCCCAGTGGCTCAATCGCTACCCTAACCACAAAACCACAGACATACGTGGTAACGTAAATACACGCTTACAAAAGCTAGAAGAAAGTGACTGGACGGGCGCCATTTTTGCAAAGGCAGGCCTTAAACGCATCAATGTACTTCCAGAAAATTATGAAGTACTTGACTGGATGATTCCTGCGCCGGCACAAGGAGCCATGCTCATTGTCGCGATGGAAGAGGATCAGTTTTGTCTAGAAGCATGCGCTACACTAAACCACAAGCCTACGGCTTTGTGTACTTATATAGAACGTGAGTTTTTAAAAACTCTTGAAGGCGGTTGTACCGCTCCTATAGGAGCTCTCGCAGAAGAAATAGGAGACGACATACGATTTAGAGGGGTATTATTTTCTCTCGATGGTGCCACAAAAATTGAAGTAGAGCAGGTTGTTTCAAAAGCAAATGCTGTTGGTTTTGGAACAGATTGTGCCCTTGATATTCTTGATGATGGCGGACGAGAGTTGATGAAGGAGATTAAGAGTAATTTAAAAAAATGACCGTACTATCCACAAAAAAATTAAAGCCTAACCAACGAGAGCTACTTCTCAATGCAGGTTTACAATTTGTGGAATATGATGCGATACGCACACAAGAGGTTGCTTTTACGCTTTCGCGAAAGCTTAAAAATGTAATCATCACTAGTCAAAATGGAGTACGCGCTTTACTTAATAATCTTTCTAGTGAGCAATTAGAAAGTATAAAAAGTTGTTTTACTGTTGGCACAAAAACAACAGCACTTTTAGCCGAAAATGGGATAAAAGTGACAAAAACAGCTCAAAATGGAGAAGAATTGGCTCGTTTTATAGCAGAAAACTACAAAATCGAATCATTCACTTACTTCTGCGGGAGACAGCGCAGAGATGAGTTACCTACATTACTCAAAGAAAATAATGTAGCGTGTGAAGAAGTGGTGGTTTATGAAACTCATCAAATAACACAGTCTTTTGACCGTACATTTGATGGTATATTATTTTTTAGTCCGAGTGGTGTTAACGCTTTCGCGAAAGCGAACAAAAACACACGAGCAATAGACAGCATTGCGTTTTGCATAGGCGAAACCACTGCCACAACGGCAAGAATACGCTTTAAAAAGGTAATCGTGTCTAATTCAACAACTATAGAAAGCACCATTGCTAAGGCGGTGAAAATATTGAAAGAAGAATCTAGAACTTAACTGTCTAGAAAAACATAAAATCGTCCCCTCGAGCGCAGTCGAGAGGTTCATTATAAGAGTACAATTAAGTTCTCGACTGCGCTCGAACAGACCTAGAGATATGAGCATAAAAAACGACCTATTTTTAAGAGCACTTAAAGGAGAAACTGTAGACCGTCCACCAGTATGGATGATGCGTCAGGCTGGAAGATACCTTCCAGAATTTATGGAAATCAAAGCAAAGTATGACTTCTTTACACGCTGCCAGACTCCTGAGCTTGCGAGTGAGATTACCGTACAACCTATACGTCGTTATGGGATGGATGCTGCTATTTTATTTTCTGACATCTTAGTGATCCCTCAGGCAATGAATATTGATGTAGAAATGAAGCCTAATGTAGGGCCGTGGTTGCCTAACCCTATACGATCTGCAAAGGATGTGGAGCAAGTAATTGTCCCAGATATCGATGAGACGCTAGGCTATGTGATGGATGCCATTAAGATGACTAAGGAAAAACTCAATGACGAGATTCCGCTTATAGGTTTTGCAGGATCACCGTGGACGATACTTTGTTACTGTGTGCAAGGTCAAGGGTCAAAAAACTTTGACAAGGCAAAGGAGTTTTGTTTTACACAACCACTAGCCGCGCACGCTTTACTTCAAAAAATCACAGATACTACCATTGCTTACCTTAAGAAAAAGGTAGAAGCAGGTGTAAATGCTGTACAGGTTTTTGATAGCTGGGGAGGAATGCTCTCGCCAGTAGATTATCAAGAATTCTCTTGGCAATATATAAAGCAAATTATTGACGCACTTAAAGATGAGGCGCCAGTAATTGCTTTTGGGAAAGGATGCTGGTTTGCACTTGATAAAATGGCTAAGTCTGGAGCATCTGCACTAGGTGTAGACTGGACGTGCTCTGCACGCAACGCTCGCTACCTTACTGGTGGTAATATCACGCTGCAAGGTAACTTTGACCCTACTCGTTTATTCTCACCTCCTAGGGAAATCAAGAGAATGGTGCACGAGATGATTAATGAATTTGGCAAAGACAAATACATTGTAAATCTTGGTCACGGTATTTTACCTAACATTCCTATAGAAAATGCAGGTGCATTTATAGAAGCTGTAAAAGAGTACAAAGCATAATGAACGTCTGGGCTGTTGTCAAATCTATGGATTTTAAACAGCTGTGGAGCCTTTTTTGGCTCAGTGCACGCCATCCTAGGTTTGTGATTCCTACCATAAGGGGGACTCGCAAAACGGTTGCTATATGTAATAAACATTATGGCAAAAAACAGCACCTCAACGGCCCAGAAAATGCTTTTAGACACGCCCTGTGGAATATGCTTATCGTACACCTTAGTGTGCGACGAGGCTTGCCACTGCAGCGCTCGCTGGCGTGGGCAAAACGGTTTACAGACTTGCACGAAGATTTTTCTCCTAACGCACCTTTAGAACGTGCGATGGACTTGCATAACAACCGCGTGGGGCGCGACCTCATCACTAGTCTTTGCGGGCAAGACGAAGAACAACTGGTGACACAACTACTAGAGATGGTCCCGCTTTCGCGAAAGCGTACTAGCCTAAAAGAAATCCAGCCTTGTGATACGATACTGGTTCACTTAGAGTGATAATTTAACCATATGTAAACAGGCTATGGAGGGCAAAACAAATACTTTTGAGTATAATTTCTAGCTATGAGAACATTCTACAATAAGCTGAGTTTACGATACACCGCACTTAAAAGGAGCTGGACGCCGCAGCAAAATTTATTTTATGGTTTTCTCACGTATGTTTTAGTAGGAACTTTACTCCTAAGCTTGCCTTGGTTACAAAAGACGAGTGCCTCCATACTAGATCATCTATTTATTGCAACCTCTGCAGTGAGTACTACGGGGCTGGTTACGATGTCTATTTTTGACTCATATAACGTAGGAGGACAATTTGTTATAATGGCACTTTTCCAGCTGGGAGGTATAGGTTACTTGACCTTTACTACATTTATGCTGCTATCTACTACCCATAAAATAACACCCTGGCATAAAAGTATTCTCAATACAGAGTTTACATTACCCGTTACTATACGTATCAAAGACTTTTTAAAATCTGTAGTACTGTATACGGTAATAATGGAAGTTCTAGGCGCCATATTATTCTTTATTGCTTTTAAGTCAGATGGTATGGGAACGGGAGAGGCAATCTGGTCATCTATTTTTCATAGTATAAGTGCCTTTTGTACCGCTGGTTTTAGTCTTTTTAATAGTGGATTTACACCTTACGTAGATAATGGACTCATAAACTTTACCATATCAATGCTCGCTATTTGCGGTTCCCTAGGTTTTATAGTGATTACAGACGTGGGCTTATGGATAAAAAACAGAACACACTCGCTTAGCTTTACAACAAAGATTGTCACAATAGGTTCGCTTATACTTCTAGCTTTTGGATACTTGTTTTTTTACTTCTTAGAGCCGTCCATCTCAAGTTTGAGTGGATCAGCTCGAGTGAGTGCTGCATTTTTTCAATCTATGACCGCGATGACTACAGTAGGTTTTAATACTGTTGACTTTGGCACTTTTATATTACCTATGCTGCTAGTAACTATATTTTTGATGTACATAGGCGCCTCTCCTTCTGGTACAGCTGGAGGTATGAAAATTACGACATTAACTGCCGTATTTGCCATAATGAAAAGCCGACTCAAAGGATCTAAAAACATCACCTTCTTAGGAAAACGCATTCCTTATGAGCGACTATACGTAGCAACATCATCTTTTATATTTTATACAACACTTATTTTTGTAGGAACGTTTGTACTCACCTTCTCAGAAGATTTTGATTTTGAAAATATTTTATTTGAAGTGGCCTCTGCACTTGGTACTGTGGGTGTGAGTACAGGGATTACTGGAGATTTAAGCAGTATAGGTAAGATTATTATCATAATCCTTATGTTTATAGGTCGACTAGGTGTACTTACCTTTGGCCTCGCTATTTGGTCAAAAAGTATTACAAACGAAGACAGAGAAATTCTCAAAGAAGATATAGCAGTATAATATGATAAAAGGCATCTTAAACGGACTACAAACGTATAAATCATCATTTGGGTTGATTTCAAAGTTGGGGCTTTGGAAGTATTTTGCCATCCCAATGGCTATAAGTCTTATTACTGCCTCAATGATTGCAGCATCTGCCTGGGGTTTTTCTGATAATATAGGTCACTGGGTAGAGCAAATCTGGCCTTGGGAAACGGGAAGACACGCCTTTTTTATATTTGCAGAGATAGTAAGCGCACTACTCATTATCGCCATAGGCCTTATCTTGTATAAGCACATTATTATGGCACTGAGCGCGCCATTTATGAGTCCTGTGTCAGAAAAAATAGAGGCTCACCTTAAAGGAGAAAATCACACCCACAGAGATACTTCAAATACTGAACAACTTATACGAGGTATACGCATAAACGTGCGTAATTTGGGACTAGAATTGCTTATCACACTGCCTATCTTACTCCTCAATTTTATCCCAATAATAGGAAGTATTGCCGCCACTATTTTACTATTTCTTACACAAGCTTACTACGCAGGTTTTGGTAATATGGACTATACTCTAGAACGTCATTTTAAGTATAGAGAAAGCGTAGATTTTGTAAAAAGAAATAAGGGTCAAGCCATAGGTAACGGTATTGTATTTATGCTGTTTCTTATCATCCCACTTGTGGGAATTATACTCGTTTTACCCATCTCTGTAACTGCAGCGACGGTACAAACCATAAAATTACTTGACAAGGATCATCACACTAGCTTGACTGCATAGGTCACCACCTAAAAAACATATAATGAAAGAACAATTTGTAAACTACATGCTCAATCTTCAAGATCAAATTACTAGCACACTAGAGCAACTAGATGGTAAGGCCAGCTTTCAAGAAGATAACTGGAAACGCCCAGAAGGTGGTGGTGGTCGCACACGCGTGATTGAAAACGGAAATATCTTTGAAAAAGGAGGTGTAAACACATCACAAGTGCACGGCGAGTTACCAGAGGCAATGCAAAAATACTTTGGTGTGAAAGATGCAAATTTCTTTGCCTGCGGTCTCTCACTGGTCCTTCATCCTAGCAGTCCTATGGTACCCACGGTACACGCAAACTGGCGTTATTTTGAGATGTACGACAGCGAAGGTAACATTGTAGATCAGTGGTTTGGCGGAGGTCAAGACCTCACACCTTATTACCTTTTTGATGAAGATGCCACTCATTTTCATCAGACGTGCAAAACCGCTTGTGATGCACACGATGCTGACTTTTACCCAAAATATAAAGCACGTTGTGATGAGTATTTTTACAATGCACACCGCAATGAAGGTCGCGGTATAGGCGGTCTGTTCTTTGATTATTGCAAAGCTACCGAAGAGCGTTCTATGCAAGACTGGTACAATTTTGTGACCACTGTGGGCGACAGTTTCTTAGAGGCATATGCCCCTATTGTGGAGCGTAGAAAAGACACCGCTTTCGCGAAAGAACAAAAAGACTGGCAAGAAGTACGCCGTGGTCGTTACGTAGAATTTAACCTCGTACACGATAAAGGAACCCTTTTTGGTCTAAAAACAAATGGCCGTATTGAAAGTATCTTAATGAGCCTTCCTCCCGTAGTACAGTGGAAATATGATCACCACCCAGCACCAGGAAGTGAAGAAGAACGATTAATAAAAGTGCTGCAGGAGCCAAAGGAGTGGGTTTCTTAAAAACCAAAACTACTTATTGGTCATAAATTACTGTGTGTGCGACTGATGACCAATGAGTCTTCACTTTTTCGCGAAAGCGAAAAACCTCTTACCTCCAGATAGCAGACGTTTTTGTCTTGAGGCCATTCTCGGTATTCAAATAATGAAAACGTGCTTTAAGTAATTGCTTCCTGCCGTCTCGTGTTCTTGTAAAAGTCAGTCGTGCTTCATCACTCACAAAAATCTTCCAATATCTATAAAATAGGGAGGCATCTTTCTTATTTGTTGTAAATATCGAGGGTACGCTGTAGTAATTTGCAAGTCCAAATTTCTCTTGAAACCAACCGGACTGCTCAATCATATAGCGTGCATTATCTACGGGTTCTAGAAGTTCTTGCAGGCACGTTACAAAGAGTATTTCCTCCTTTGCCGTGGCGCCTGTGAGAAAACAAGCAATCTCCCCGTTAGGTAAATACTCTACGCCGAGCTTCATTTGCTGTAGTTGGGTGGTGATTAATAATTGCTCACGCAGTGACTTTAATACCACTTGTCCCATTTTATACACTTGCTTATCGATGCGACCAAATTTAATATACTTGACAATCGCCTTGTAGGTTTTAGGCGCTAACGCGAGAACAATAGAGCCAATGGTAGCGTATATAAAAAACAACATTCCCTTAGAAAAATAGCTTCCTACATTATTAATTATTATCTCTGGGATAGTCATAGTAATAACAGCTCCTAGCTGCATAAAACTATACTTTACAGCATCTTTATAATAGACCTTGTGCGTTTCGGCTTCTTTCTTCTTGCTACTTGGGCTAAAATCAAACTTTAGTTCTCGTACAAGTAACTTTCCAGTCCCTATAGCTTTATTCCAGCGCTCTTTAATATGGCTTCTGTTTGCTGCTAGCTGGAGCATTTTTTCATTAATCGTCTCCTTGTTAATTGTGGTTGTAGGCAGTGCAAACCGGTCGGCGCCATTTTCTATAAAAGGATCATTTTCAAGGGAGACTCCGCAAAAGGCGTCAAAACGTTTTACAAGTTTTGCCACATCTTCACCACCGTCATCAATGGTAGGATCTATACACGCGAGGTGCCAGATGGAAGCCACTTTATCTGGATTACCAGATTGCACGCGTATAGCACGACCACGCATCTGATTAGACATTACAAAAGAGCTTACGTAGGAACCAAGTACTAAAGTATTAATAGCAGGAGCATCCCATCCTTCTCCTAGCAAGGCAGCGGTGCCTACCAGAATTTGTATGTGACCATCTGTAAATAACTGTGTAATGACACTCACAATAATACTCTTTGCTCGTTCCTTTGTTTTTACAATGATAAAATCCGTTCCATCAAGAGGCGTGATGGTATAATCATCATTTGAAAGTACTTTGACGATTTCTCTTTCTAAGTGTTTATGTACAATGACAAGTGTACCCGTGAGAACAGCTAGTTTTTCTAATTTGTTTATTCCGTGAGAGCGTTCTACTACTTGTGCAAGCGAGTGTCGTAGGTGATGAAAAATAGGAACAACACCAAGTTTATTTATATCTGCTAGGTCATCGTTTACGCTTTCTAAGAATTCCTTGCGTACATAATCCGTGAGGATTACTGCGCGTAAATCTTCACCCATTCCTTGGGATTCAAAATTTATGATCTCGCAAATACTTTTAAGTTTATTTGGACTTTGCGCAAGTGATTTATAGAGCTGGCGCTCTCCTTTAAAGTTCACCCGTTTATTATCAAAGGCACCTACCCTACGCAACTGCTTTTCTACATCCAGCAGCATCTCCTCATCTTCTAGAAAAAGCTCTCTGTCTGTAACAAGTATAAGTTGTAATAATCGCTCTACCCATTCTTGATTAAAAAGTGGTAATTGTGCCTTCTCGGTATCTACTCCAAGGACCTCTATTTTCTCTTTTGGGATCTCATGACCACGTGCTTGAAGATACACGAGAATGGCAACGTAAAAATCTGGTTTCTCGTAGATAGGATCAAGTAATCCATCTGTCAATGTGTACAAAGTATGTTTTAGAACGAACGTTCCAAAATTTTCGTTTTCAACTAGAGAATCAATGAAACCCTTTGATTTTACTCGGTATTTAAGAATATATTGAATTTGAGCTTCGTCTGGTTCGGAGAAATAAATGTAATCTTGATGCGCGCATAGATTTCCTTCTTTCACTAATTCTGGAACGCTTATTTCAATATCTATCGGACCGCATAATTGGAAGTATTTGGCTATTTCTCGTTGCTCACTATCATAAGGTGGTGTGGCGGTCAATGCGGTGAGCGTTCCTTCCAATTTTTTGAGGGCAAAAAGAGGTTTCCACCACTCATTTTTAAGGTGATGTGCTTCGTCTAATACAATGTGTTTGATGCCCGCTTCCGCGAAAAAAGCTACCAAACGATCCATGTCACCTTCCATTTCATTTTTTGAAAAAGCGTGTAGTGATTGGTAAGTAGCAAAAGTGATGTGTGCAGGCTCTTTTATATTTCGCGAAAGCGGAATAGTACAATCTTCCTCGCTCACAAAACACTCAAACATACGTTGCTCCCATTGATTACGTATCGTAATTGTAGGTGCAAGCACAAGCGTTTTCTCGTTTACACGACGCATCATCTCGAGTCCAAGTACTGTTTTACCCGACCCTGGAGGTGCGACTACATGTAAATGATCATCTGAAGCATGGCTTTTAAAATCCTTTAAAAATCGCTCTTGATAGGTGCGCCACGGGTATATGAAATGAAAGGCTTCTTTAAGCAAAGGGAGTGGTAAATTAATTGGTAAATTTGTTTAAATATAAGGCACACAATTCGATGTACGAACGACTATTTGTAAAAGAGTTGTGGTCACCTAACTAGACGATTATAAATCTATACACCTCTTTTTATGCTACGCAGAAATCGCAGACTACGCACCTCAGAAGCTATACGTTCTATCGTGCGCGAGACATACATCACTCCTAATGATTTTATTGTTCCACTTTTTGTGGTGGAAGGC includes:
- the hemF gene encoding oxygen-dependent coproporphyrinogen oxidase, which gives rise to MKEQFVNYMLNLQDQITSTLEQLDGKASFQEDNWKRPEGGGGRTRVIENGNIFEKGGVNTSQVHGELPEAMQKYFGVKDANFFACGLSLVLHPSSPMVPTVHANWRYFEMYDSEGNIVDQWFGGGQDLTPYYLFDEDATHFHQTCKTACDAHDADFYPKYKARCDEYFYNAHRNEGRGIGGLFFDYCKATEERSMQDWYNFVTTVGDSFLEAYAPIVERRKDTAFAKEQKDWQEVRRGRYVEFNLVHDKGTLFGLKTNGRIESILMSLPPVVQWKYDHHPAPGSEEERLIKVLQEPKEWVS
- a CDS encoding EI24 domain-containing protein; protein product: MIKGILNGLQTYKSSFGLISKLGLWKYFAIPMAISLITASMIAASAWGFSDNIGHWVEQIWPWETGRHAFFIFAEIVSALLIIAIGLILYKHIIMALSAPFMSPVSEKIEAHLKGENHTHRDTSNTEQLIRGIRINVRNLGLELLITLPILLLNFIPIIGSIAATILLFLTQAYYAGFGNMDYTLERHFKYRESVDFVKRNKGQAIGNGIVFMLFLIIPLVGIILVLPISVTAATVQTIKLLDKDHHTSLTA
- a CDS encoding TrkH family potassium uptake protein; translation: MRTFYNKLSLRYTALKRSWTPQQNLFYGFLTYVLVGTLLLSLPWLQKTSASILDHLFIATSAVSTTGLVTMSIFDSYNVGGQFVIMALFQLGGIGYLTFTTFMLLSTTHKITPWHKSILNTEFTLPVTIRIKDFLKSVVLYTVIMEVLGAILFFIAFKSDGMGTGEAIWSSIFHSISAFCTAGFSLFNSGFTPYVDNGLINFTISMLAICGSLGFIVITDVGLWIKNRTHSLSFTTKIVTIGSLILLAFGYLFFYFLEPSISSLSGSARVSAAFFQSMTAMTTVGFNTVDFGTFILPMLLVTIFLMYIGASPSGTAGGMKITTLTAVFAIMKSRLKGSKNITFLGKRIPYERLYVATSSFIFYTTLIFVGTFVLTFSEDFDFENILFEVASALGTVGVSTGITGDLSSIGKIIIIILMFIGRLGVLTFGLAIWSKSITNEDREILKEDIAV
- a CDS encoding DEAD/DEAH box helicase family protein, producing the protein MLKEAFHFIYPWRTYQERFLKDFKSHASDDHLHVVAPPGSGKTVLGLEMMRRVNEKTLVLAPTITIRNQWEQRMFECFVSEEDCTIPLSRNIKEPAHITFATYQSLHAFSKNEMEGDMDRLVAFFAEAGIKHIVLDEAHHLKNEWWKPLFALKKLEGTLTALTATPPYDSEQREIAKYFQLCGPIDIEISVPELVKEGNLCAHQDYIYFSEPDEAQIQYILKYRVKSKGFIDSLVENENFGTFVLKHTLYTLTDGLLDPIYEKPDFYVAILVYLQARGHEIPKEKIEVLGVDTEKAQLPLFNQEWVERLLQLILVTDRELFLEDEEMLLDVEKQLRRVGAFDNKRVNFKGERQLYKSLAQSPNKLKSICEIINFESQGMGEDLRAVILTDYVRKEFLESVNDDLADINKLGVVPIFHHLRHSLAQVVERSHGINKLEKLAVLTGTLVIVHKHLEREIVKVLSNDDYTITPLDGTDFIIVKTKERAKSIIVSVITQLFTDGHIQILVGTAALLGEGWDAPAINTLVLGSYVSSFVMSNQMRGRAIRVQSGNPDKVASIWHLACIDPTIDDGGEDVAKLVKRFDAFCGVSLENDPFIENGADRFALPTTTINKETINEKMLQLAANRSHIKERWNKAIGTGKLLVRELKFDFSPSSKKKEAETHKVYYKDAVKYSFMQLGAVITMTIPEIIINNVGSYFSKGMLFFIYATIGSIVLALAPKTYKAIVKYIKFGRIDKQVYKMGQVVLKSLREQLLITTQLQQMKLGVEYLPNGEIACFLTGATAKEEILFVTCLQELLEPVDNARYMIEQSGWFQEKFGLANYYSVPSIFTTNKKDASLFYRYWKIFVSDEARLTFTRTRDGRKQLLKARFHYLNTENGLKTKTSAIWR